From one Triticum aestivum cultivar Chinese Spring chromosome 4B, IWGSC CS RefSeq v2.1, whole genome shotgun sequence genomic stretch:
- the LOC123091732 gene encoding probable pyridoxal 5'-phosphate synthase subunit PDX1.1, whose product MASDGVVALYGNNKAVVEPSAKPAAATFSVKVGLAQMLRGGVIMDVVTAEQARLAEEAGACAVMALERVPADIRAQGGVARMSDPALIRDIKRAVTIPVMAKARIGHFVEAQILEAIGVDYVDESEVLTLADEAHHINKHNFRVPFVCGCRDLGEALRRIREGAAMIRTKGEAGTGNVVEAVRHVRSVMGAVRALRNMDEDEVFSYAKQIAAPYDLVMQTKQLGRLPVVQFAAGGVATPADAALMMQLGCDGVFVGSGIFKSGDPARRARAIVQAVTHYSDPEILANVSAGLGEAMVGINLSDPGVERFAARSQ is encoded by the coding sequence ATGGCTTCCGACGGCGTGGTGGCCCTGTACGGCAACAACAAGGCGGTGGTGGAGCCCTCCGCCAAGCCTGCTGCCGCCACCTTCTCCGTCAAAGTGGGCCTCGCCCAGATGCTGCGCGGCGGCGTCATCATGGACGTCGTCACCGCCGAGCAGGCGCGCCTCGCCGAGGAGGCCGGCGCCTGCGCCGTCATGGCGCTGGAGCGCGTGCCCGCCGACATCCGCGCCCAGGGCGGCGTGGCCCGCATGTCCGACCCGGCCCTCATCCGCGACATCAAGCGCGCCGTCACCATCCCGGTGATGGCCAAGGCCCGCATCGGGCACTTCGTGGAGGCCCAGATCCTGGAGGCCATCGGCGTGGACTACGTGGACGAGAGCGAGGTCCTGACCCTCGCCGACGAGGCCCACCACATCAACAAGCACAACTTCCGCGTCCCCTTCGTGTGCGGCTGCCGCGACCTGGGCGAGGCGCTCCGCCGCATCCGCGAGGGCGCCGCCATGATCCGCACCAAGGGGGAGGCCGGTACCGGCAACGTGGTGGAGGCCGTCCGCCACGTCCGCTCCGTGATGGGCGCCGTCCGCGCCCTGCGCAACATGGACGAGGACGAGGTTTTCAGCTACGCCAAGCAGATCGCCGCCCCGTACGACCTGGTGATGCAGACCAAGCAGCTCGGGCGCCTCCCGGTCGTGCAGTTTGCCGCCGGCGGCGTGGCCACCCCCGCGGACGCCGCCCTGATGATGCAGCTCGGGTGCGACGGGGTCTTCGTCGGCTCCGGCATCTTCAAGAGCGGCGACCCGGCGCGTCGCGCCCGCGCCATCGTGCAGGCTGTGACGCACTACAGCGACCCGGAGATCCTGGCCAACGTCAGCGCCGGGCTCGGGGAGGCCATGGTGGGGATCAACCTGTCCGACCCCGGCGTGGAGCGCTTCGCCGCTCGATCCCAGTAG